The following coding sequences lie in one Pseudorasbora parva isolate DD20220531a chromosome 18, ASM2467924v1, whole genome shotgun sequence genomic window:
- the LOC137045890 gene encoding clustered mitochondria protein homolog isoform X1, giving the protein MDKMGNIFYCCRKVSEILNAKGLERQTEELSLLLSQENSDIESLSPSRTSADLLASPVLVQDHLPFPDIVLSSNLRVRGDSIQPLELLFSARGQAQDARRDDGVDESNLRNGGERNRELLGPPSTNIAGTHQLCSLEDEWPLLSSLYKIPAAQNRICTHGCGGDTCKSLIGHGTGLFAESQTSLSGPVSNPVLAASLDASQSEVDISQREDGWTQTEQYIEHEEQDEKLLNEHCPNSAAQTHLDAMKMQPGYGIPTEDHLLPKTQGEAHTLEHIAQLDDFKDPDALEKPYSEQHAQTSEILDMDIIMKEHANEKATTAAELLLCMEKKISHVEQAELKEISFGLGEMEKSLSQMDQDLIWKKTEVEQIQWDLEVLKQNTGLSLQDSEQTTLTGTQVEQKEDQTEQFTLFVVDKLFLATPNFKAPSPDTMTSGHVLDTPEDSVTEQVEVDSKKQELVVPDMDPSEDAGFTVKIQAPGTEPTDFQVSPLAMVHEIKQVLMDREETCRRTCFSLQLNGLTLDNFTPLRSIQGLQEGSVLRVVEEPYSVREVRIHLRHIRDLLKSLDLTDGYNGVEGSSPSFLSCVTEDRMEESSKPKRRGDGLRHSSCIPPNHILPGSKERLLVPLQPHTNFGKSSECLKVLTMSSWNPPPGNRKMHGDLMYLNVVTMEDRHFSITASARGFYVNQSTTYIFNPKPANPSVLSHALLDLLGQISPVFKKNFSVLLKKRGSTHPFERIATPFQVFSWTAPALDHTMDCVRAEDVISFRLGYEEHVPVQARDWNEELQSTRELPRKNVTDRLMRDRAVFKANSDFVSTATRGAMAVVDGNVMPINPSEEPRQQMFIWNNIFFSLGFDVRDQYRDLGGEAAAHAAPGLDLNGVRAYWAVDQEGLYLIGTVVIDYRGYRVTAQTIVPGILDRDQAQSVVYGSTDFGKTVVTNDRYLELLDKPSKKLRVQRHLVLNKDDTAVELCSSVEHKGIVGNDGRHYILDLLFTFPPDLNFLPVEGEDLNHVCKQLGFPRLHPHRLVCLRQELLDAFVEHRYQMCMETVSQSTEHDREVKDVGTSVVKSDPSTTPQLPSTTVPLPDQDAEQLSLKTVPVNNTQQGSSMKHIFSSLKNSFDIHFNPNVFCAGVRFPKESAEDIQKQKQQLKDAAVFLISNQIPTFMKSCLDHPSMPIDGITLTEALHQHGINIRYLGAVLEYIEKISQKERLDHVYRIALCELITRCAKHLFKTYLLAVEPSALSASVSHFLNCFLSSFADAGVIQQNDKLASRRRNRRRRSRASVGGIWSNLTPSDLWVAIKTEAQEYYHYSLPCGGVEEAVDKYRLQRITLLREIAIKTGIQILLREYHFDSEHKAVFTEEDILNIFPVVKHISPRANDALYLLRSGQSQVQQGCLKEGCELISQALGLFTNVYGALHQDVCICLRLLGRMHYILGDYAEALSHQQRAVLISERVLGIEHPNTIQEYKHLGLYCFAGGQPVTALRLLYRARYLMILVCGEDHPEMALLDSKIGLVLHSMMACDLALKFLENALALTSKYQGPSSLKVAQSHHLLAKVHESKGDFRDALRHEKQRYGIYRKQVGEAHEKTQESSEYLKHLTHQAVILQKTMNWIYKTGSDTNISPLNLNSPSRVWIVEQLNLVTGIVLIPLSNSDLEKLRTDAQKTCQPTPDNVESMEDLQGPSGDNDTLQDNR; this is encoded by the exons ATGGACAAAATGGGGAACATATTTTATTGTTGCCGCAAGGTGTCCGAGATTTTAAATGCCAAGGGACTCGAGCGTCAGACTGAGGAGCTGTCTCTGCTGCTATCCCAGGAAAATAGTGATATTGAAAGTCTGTCTCCTTCGAGGACTTCAGCTGACCTGCTGGCCTCTCCTGTCCTGGTCCAAGATCATCTCCCGTTCCCGGACATCGTGCTTAGCAGCAACCTTCGGGTCAGAGGGGACTCGATTCAGCCTTTGGAGCTCTTGTTCTCAGCGAGGGGCCAAGCGCAAGATGCCAGAAGGGATGATGGAGTTGATGAAAGCAATCTGCGAAATGGAGGAGAGAGGAATAGAGAGCTGTTGGGGCCACCAAGCACAAACATTGCAGGCACACATCAATTATGCTCTTTAGAGGATGAATGGCCCCTTCTGTCATCCCTGTACAAAATCCCTGCAGCTCAAAACCGAATATGCACTCATGGATGTGGAGGAGACACTTGTAAATCTCTCATTGGTCACGGGACGGGACTATTTGCAGAGAGTCAAACTTCACTTTCTGGTCCAGTTAGCAATCCTGTGCTTGCTGCATCTCTAGATGCCTCACAAAGTGAAGTCGACATCAGTCAGAGAGAAGATGGTTGGACTCAAACAGAGCAGTACATCGAACACGAGGAGCAGGATGAGAAACTACTGAATGAACATTGTCCAAACAGTGCAGCACAAACACATCTGGATGCGATGAAGATGCAACCTGGGTATGGCATTCCAACTGAAGATCATTTGCTTCCAAAGACGCAAGGGGAAGCACATACCTTGGAACACATAGCACAACTGGATGACTTTAAAGACCCAGATGCACTGGAAAAACCATACTCAGAGCAACATGCACAGACTTCTGAGATACTAGATATGGATATTATAATGAAAGAGCATGCTAATGAGAAAGCTACTACAGCTGCAGAGCTTCTTCTTTGTATGGAGAAGAAAATATCTCATGTAGAGCAGGCAGAATTGAAAGAGATTAGCTTTGGGCTAGGGGAGATGGAGAAAAGCCTGTCACAGATGGACCAGGATTTGATATGGAAAAAGACAGAAGTAGAACAGATACAGTGGGACCTGGAAGTGCTAAAGCAGAACACAGGGTTATCACTGCAGGACTCGGAGCAGACAACCCTCACGGGGACACAGGTAGAACAAAAAGAGGATCAGACTGAACAATTCACACTTTTTGTGGTTGATAAATTGTTCCTGGCCACTCCAAACTTTAAAG CACCCAGCCCTGACACAATGACCAGCGGCCATGTGCTAGACACCCCAGAAGACAGTGTGACAGAACAGGTTGAAGTTGACAGCAAAAAACAAGAGCTTGTTGTTCCTGACATGGACCCATCTGAGGATGCAGGGTTTACAGTGAAGATCCAGGCTCCTGGAACAGAACCCACTGACTTCCAG GTATCACCTTTAGCGATGGTGCACGAAATTAAGCAAGTGTTGATGGACCGGGAGGAGACCTGTCGGCGTACCTGTTTCTCCCTGCAGCTGAATGGACTGACTCTTGACAATTTTACCCCCCTTCGATCCATACAAGGCCTTCAGGAGGGCTCCGTCCTGAGGGTTGTGGAGG AGCCATACAGTGTTCGAGAAGTGCGTATCCATTTACGTCACATTAGAGACCTTTTAAAGAGCTTAGACCTTACTGATGGCTATAATGGAGTGGAGGGCAGCTCACCGTCGTTTCTCAGCTGTGTCACAGAAGATCGTATGGAAG AGAGCAGCAAACCTAAGCGAAGAGGTGACGGGTTAAGGCACAGCAGCTGCATCCCTCCAAATCACATTCTTCCAGGCTCTAAGGAGCGTCTGCTGGTACCCCTGCAACCTCATACAAATTTTGGGAAG TCCTCAGAGTGCTTGAAAGTTCTGACCATGAGTAGCTGGAATCCTCCTCCTGGAAACAGAAAGATGCATGGAGACCTCATGTATCTCAATGTGGTCACCATGGAGGACAGACACTTCAGTATAACAGCGTCAGCTCGTGGGTTCTATGTAAATCA ATCTACGACTTACATCTTTAATCCAAAGCCAGCCAATCCTAGTGTTCTCAGTCATGCTCTGCTGGATCTCTTGGGTCAGATCAGTCCAGTTTTTAAGAAGAACTTCAGTGTTTTACTGAAAAAGAG AGGGTCCACACACCCCTTTGAAAGGATTGCCACACCCTTCCAAGTGTTTAGCTGGACTGCTCCAGCACTTGACCATACAATGGACTGTGTTCGAGCGGAGGATGTCATCTCCTTTCGCCTGGGTTATGAAGAACATGTGCCTGTTCAG GCCCGGGACTGGAATGAAGAACTTCAGTCCACAAGAGAGCTTCCGAGAAAAAACGTGACTGATCGTCTGATGAGGGACAGAGCGGTTTTTAAG GCTAACAGTGATTTTGTCAGCACTGCCACTCGAGGAGCCATGGCAGTTGTAGATGGTAACGTGATGCCCATCAACCCTAGTGAAGAACCACGACAGCAGATGTTCATCTGGAACAACATTTTCTTCAGTTTAGGCTTTGATGTGCGGGATCAATACAGAGATCTGGGAGGGGAGGCTGCGGCCCATGCCGCCCCTGGTCTTGACCTGAATGGTGTGAGGGCTTATTGGGCAGTGGATCAAGAAGGCCTCTACCTGATTGGCACTGTAGTGATCGATTACCGTGGCTACCGCGTCACTGCCCAAACTATTGTGCCGGGAATTCTTGACCGTGACCAAGCACAGAGTGTTGTCTATGGCTCCACTGACTTTGGCAAGACCGTTGTGACCAATGACAG GTATCTGGAGCTGCTTGACAAACCCAGTAAGAAGCTGAGAGTGCAGCGCCACCTAGTGCTAAATAAAGATGATACAGCAGTAGAGTTGTGCTCCTCAGTGGAGCACAAGGGCATTGTGGGTAATGATGGTCGGCACTACATCCTGGATCTACTTTTCACCTTCCCACCTGACCTCAACTTCCTTCCTGTGGAAGGAGAGGATTTAAATCATGTGTGTAAACAACTGGGCTTCCCAAGGCTTCATCCTCATCGCCTGGTCTGCCTGAGACAGGAACTCCTTGACGCCTTTGTGGAGCACCG ATACCAGATGTGTATGGAAACTGTCTCTCAAAGTACTGAGCATGACAGAGAAGTTAAAGATGTTGGCACATCTGTGGTAAAGAGTGATCCAAGCACTACACCTCAGCTTCCCTCAACTACTGTCCCACTCCCAGACCAGGATGCAGAGCAGCTTTCCCTAAAAACTGTGCCTGTAAATAACACCCAGCAAGGTTCTTCAATGAAGCATATCTTCTCCTCCCTCAAGAATTCGTTTGACATACATTTCAACCCTAATGTCTTCTGTGCAG GTGTACGTTTCCCCAAGGAAAGTGCAGAAGATATCCAGAAACAGAAACAGCAGTTAAAGGATGCTGCAGTTTTCCTCATTTCCAATCAAATCCCTACATTT atgAAGAGTTGCCTTGACCACCCATCAATGCCTATAGATGGCATCACACTAACAGAGGCTCTGCATCAGCATGGCATCAACATCCGCTACTTGGGCGCTGTGCTGGAGTATATTGAGAAGATATCCCAGAAAGAAAGGCTTGATCATGTCTAT AGAATTGCACTCTGTGAGCTGATCACCAGATGTGCAAAACATCTGTTTAAGACATATCTTTTG GCAGTGGAACCATCTGCCCTGTCTGCCTCCGTCAGCCATTTCCTCAACTGCTTCCTTAGCTCTTTTGCTGATGCTGGAGTCATTCAGCAAAACGACAAGTTAGCTTCTAGACGCAGGAATCGGAGAAGGCGGAGTCGTGCATCTGTGGGCGGCATCTGGTCCAACCTCACTCCGAGTGACCTTTGGGTGGCCATCAAAACTGAGGCTCAGGAGTACTACCATTACAGCCTGCCCTG TGGGGGTGTGGAGGAGGCCGTGGACAAATATAGGCTGCAGAGAATCACCCTGCTCAGAGAGATTGCCATCAAAACTGGCATTCAG ATTCTTTTAAGAGAGTATCACTTTGATTCTGAGCACAAAGCTGTATTTACTGAAGAGGACATCCTTAACATTTTCCCCGTAGTAAAGCACATCAGTCCCAGGGCCAACGATGCTCTTTATCTCCTGCGTTCTGGTCAGTCACAGGTCCAGCAAG GTTGTCTGAAAGAGGGCTGTGAGTTAATAAGCCAGGCTCTTGGTCTCTTCACTAATGTCTACGGGGCTCTGCATCAGGACGTCTGCATATGTCTGCGGCTATTGGGGCGCATGCACTACATCCTCGGAGACTATGCTGAG GCCCTCAGTCACCAGCAGAGGGCTGTGCTGATCAGTGAAAGAGTTCTGGGAATTGAGCATCCCAACACTATACAAGAATAT AAGCACCTTGGTCTTTATTGCTTTGCTGGCGGGCAGCCAGTGACAGCTCTGCGATTATTATATCGTGCCCGATACCTGATGATCCTGGTGTGTGGAGAGGACCACCCTGAGATGGCTTTACTGGAT AGTAAAATAGGCCTTGTGCTTCATAGTATGATGGCCTGTGATCTTGCCCTGAAGTTCCTGGAGAACGCCCTTGCCCTGACCTCTAAATATCAGGGACCCTCATCTCTCAAAGTGGCACAAAG TCATCACTTATTGGCAAAAGTGCATGAAAGTAAAGGAGATTTCCGCGATGCACTGAGGCATGAAAAGCAGCGTTACGGCATATACAGGAAGCAG GTAGGAGAAGCACACGAGAAGACCCAAGAGAGTTCAGAGTACCTGAAGCATCTGACACATCAGGCAGTCATTCTACAGAAAACTATGAACTGGATCTACAAAACTGGATCAGACACCAATATTTCCCCTCTCAAT CTGAACTCTCCAAGTCGTGTCTGGATAGTGGAGCAGCTAAATCTTGTCACTGGGATTGTTCTTATTCCTCTTAG
- the LOC137045890 gene encoding clustered mitochondria protein homolog isoform X4 yields the protein MTSGHVLDTPEDSVTEQVEVDSKKQELVVPDMDPSEDAGFTVKIQAPGTEPTDFQVSPLAMVHEIKQVLMDREETCRRTCFSLQLNGLTLDNFTPLRSIQGLQEGSVLRVVEEPYSVREVRIHLRHIRDLLKSLDLTDGYNGVEGSSPSFLSCVTEDRMEESSKPKRRGDGLRHSSCIPPNHILPGSKERLLVPLQPHTNFGKSSECLKVLTMSSWNPPPGNRKMHGDLMYLNVVTMEDRHFSITASARGFYVNQSTTYIFNPKPANPSVLSHALLDLLGQISPVFKKNFSVLLKKRGSTHPFERIATPFQVFSWTAPALDHTMDCVRAEDVISFRLGYEEHVPVQARDWNEELQSTRELPRKNVTDRLMRDRAVFKANSDFVSTATRGAMAVVDGNVMPINPSEEPRQQMFIWNNIFFSLGFDVRDQYRDLGGEAAAHAAPGLDLNGVRAYWAVDQEGLYLIGTVVIDYRGYRVTAQTIVPGILDRDQAQSVVYGSTDFGKTVVTNDRYLELLDKPSKKLRVQRHLVLNKDDTAVELCSSVEHKGIVGNDGRHYILDLLFTFPPDLNFLPVEGEDLNHVCKQLGFPRLHPHRLVCLRQELLDAFVEHRYQMCMETVSQSTEHDREVKDVGTSVVKSDPSTTPQLPSTTVPLPDQDAEQLSLKTVPVNNTQQGSSMKHIFSSLKNSFDIHFNPNVFCAGVRFPKESAEDIQKQKQQLKDAAVFLISNQIPTFMKSCLDHPSMPIDGITLTEALHQHGINIRYLGAVLEYIEKISQKERLDHVYRIALCELITRCAKHLFKTYLLAVEPSALSASVSHFLNCFLSSFADAGVIQQNDKLASRRRNRRRRSRASVGGIWSNLTPSDLWVAIKTEAQEYYHYSLPCGGVEEAVDKYRLQRITLLREIAIKTGIQILLREYHFDSEHKAVFTEEDILNIFPVVKHISPRANDALYLLRSGQSQVQQGCLKEGCELISQALGLFTNVYGALHQDVCICLRLLGRMHYILGDYAEALSHQQRAVLISERVLGIEHPNTIQEYKHLGLYCFAGGQPVTALRLLYRARYLMILVCGEDHPEMALLDSKIGLVLHSMMACDLALKFLENALALTSKYQGPSSLKVAQSHHLLAKVHESKGDFRDALRHEKQRYGIYRKQVGEAHEKTQESSEYLKHLTHQAVILQKTMNWIYKTGSDTNISPLNLNSPSRVWIVEQLNLVTGIVLIPLSNSDLEKLRTDAQKTCQPTPDNVESMEDLQGPSGDNDTLQDNR from the exons ATGACCAGCGGCCATGTGCTAGACACCCCAGAAGACAGTGTGACAGAACAGGTTGAAGTTGACAGCAAAAAACAAGAGCTTGTTGTTCCTGACATGGACCCATCTGAGGATGCAGGGTTTACAGTGAAGATCCAGGCTCCTGGAACAGAACCCACTGACTTCCAG GTATCACCTTTAGCGATGGTGCACGAAATTAAGCAAGTGTTGATGGACCGGGAGGAGACCTGTCGGCGTACCTGTTTCTCCCTGCAGCTGAATGGACTGACTCTTGACAATTTTACCCCCCTTCGATCCATACAAGGCCTTCAGGAGGGCTCCGTCCTGAGGGTTGTGGAGG AGCCATACAGTGTTCGAGAAGTGCGTATCCATTTACGTCACATTAGAGACCTTTTAAAGAGCTTAGACCTTACTGATGGCTATAATGGAGTGGAGGGCAGCTCACCGTCGTTTCTCAGCTGTGTCACAGAAGATCGTATGGAAG AGAGCAGCAAACCTAAGCGAAGAGGTGACGGGTTAAGGCACAGCAGCTGCATCCCTCCAAATCACATTCTTCCAGGCTCTAAGGAGCGTCTGCTGGTACCCCTGCAACCTCATACAAATTTTGGGAAG TCCTCAGAGTGCTTGAAAGTTCTGACCATGAGTAGCTGGAATCCTCCTCCTGGAAACAGAAAGATGCATGGAGACCTCATGTATCTCAATGTGGTCACCATGGAGGACAGACACTTCAGTATAACAGCGTCAGCTCGTGGGTTCTATGTAAATCA ATCTACGACTTACATCTTTAATCCAAAGCCAGCCAATCCTAGTGTTCTCAGTCATGCTCTGCTGGATCTCTTGGGTCAGATCAGTCCAGTTTTTAAGAAGAACTTCAGTGTTTTACTGAAAAAGAG AGGGTCCACACACCCCTTTGAAAGGATTGCCACACCCTTCCAAGTGTTTAGCTGGACTGCTCCAGCACTTGACCATACAATGGACTGTGTTCGAGCGGAGGATGTCATCTCCTTTCGCCTGGGTTATGAAGAACATGTGCCTGTTCAG GCCCGGGACTGGAATGAAGAACTTCAGTCCACAAGAGAGCTTCCGAGAAAAAACGTGACTGATCGTCTGATGAGGGACAGAGCGGTTTTTAAG GCTAACAGTGATTTTGTCAGCACTGCCACTCGAGGAGCCATGGCAGTTGTAGATGGTAACGTGATGCCCATCAACCCTAGTGAAGAACCACGACAGCAGATGTTCATCTGGAACAACATTTTCTTCAGTTTAGGCTTTGATGTGCGGGATCAATACAGAGATCTGGGAGGGGAGGCTGCGGCCCATGCCGCCCCTGGTCTTGACCTGAATGGTGTGAGGGCTTATTGGGCAGTGGATCAAGAAGGCCTCTACCTGATTGGCACTGTAGTGATCGATTACCGTGGCTACCGCGTCACTGCCCAAACTATTGTGCCGGGAATTCTTGACCGTGACCAAGCACAGAGTGTTGTCTATGGCTCCACTGACTTTGGCAAGACCGTTGTGACCAATGACAG GTATCTGGAGCTGCTTGACAAACCCAGTAAGAAGCTGAGAGTGCAGCGCCACCTAGTGCTAAATAAAGATGATACAGCAGTAGAGTTGTGCTCCTCAGTGGAGCACAAGGGCATTGTGGGTAATGATGGTCGGCACTACATCCTGGATCTACTTTTCACCTTCCCACCTGACCTCAACTTCCTTCCTGTGGAAGGAGAGGATTTAAATCATGTGTGTAAACAACTGGGCTTCCCAAGGCTTCATCCTCATCGCCTGGTCTGCCTGAGACAGGAACTCCTTGACGCCTTTGTGGAGCACCG ATACCAGATGTGTATGGAAACTGTCTCTCAAAGTACTGAGCATGACAGAGAAGTTAAAGATGTTGGCACATCTGTGGTAAAGAGTGATCCAAGCACTACACCTCAGCTTCCCTCAACTACTGTCCCACTCCCAGACCAGGATGCAGAGCAGCTTTCCCTAAAAACTGTGCCTGTAAATAACACCCAGCAAGGTTCTTCAATGAAGCATATCTTCTCCTCCCTCAAGAATTCGTTTGACATACATTTCAACCCTAATGTCTTCTGTGCAG GTGTACGTTTCCCCAAGGAAAGTGCAGAAGATATCCAGAAACAGAAACAGCAGTTAAAGGATGCTGCAGTTTTCCTCATTTCCAATCAAATCCCTACATTT atgAAGAGTTGCCTTGACCACCCATCAATGCCTATAGATGGCATCACACTAACAGAGGCTCTGCATCAGCATGGCATCAACATCCGCTACTTGGGCGCTGTGCTGGAGTATATTGAGAAGATATCCCAGAAAGAAAGGCTTGATCATGTCTAT AGAATTGCACTCTGTGAGCTGATCACCAGATGTGCAAAACATCTGTTTAAGACATATCTTTTG GCAGTGGAACCATCTGCCCTGTCTGCCTCCGTCAGCCATTTCCTCAACTGCTTCCTTAGCTCTTTTGCTGATGCTGGAGTCATTCAGCAAAACGACAAGTTAGCTTCTAGACGCAGGAATCGGAGAAGGCGGAGTCGTGCATCTGTGGGCGGCATCTGGTCCAACCTCACTCCGAGTGACCTTTGGGTGGCCATCAAAACTGAGGCTCAGGAGTACTACCATTACAGCCTGCCCTG TGGGGGTGTGGAGGAGGCCGTGGACAAATATAGGCTGCAGAGAATCACCCTGCTCAGAGAGATTGCCATCAAAACTGGCATTCAG ATTCTTTTAAGAGAGTATCACTTTGATTCTGAGCACAAAGCTGTATTTACTGAAGAGGACATCCTTAACATTTTCCCCGTAGTAAAGCACATCAGTCCCAGGGCCAACGATGCTCTTTATCTCCTGCGTTCTGGTCAGTCACAGGTCCAGCAAG GTTGTCTGAAAGAGGGCTGTGAGTTAATAAGCCAGGCTCTTGGTCTCTTCACTAATGTCTACGGGGCTCTGCATCAGGACGTCTGCATATGTCTGCGGCTATTGGGGCGCATGCACTACATCCTCGGAGACTATGCTGAG GCCCTCAGTCACCAGCAGAGGGCTGTGCTGATCAGTGAAAGAGTTCTGGGAATTGAGCATCCCAACACTATACAAGAATAT AAGCACCTTGGTCTTTATTGCTTTGCTGGCGGGCAGCCAGTGACAGCTCTGCGATTATTATATCGTGCCCGATACCTGATGATCCTGGTGTGTGGAGAGGACCACCCTGAGATGGCTTTACTGGAT AGTAAAATAGGCCTTGTGCTTCATAGTATGATGGCCTGTGATCTTGCCCTGAAGTTCCTGGAGAACGCCCTTGCCCTGACCTCTAAATATCAGGGACCCTCATCTCTCAAAGTGGCACAAAG TCATCACTTATTGGCAAAAGTGCATGAAAGTAAAGGAGATTTCCGCGATGCACTGAGGCATGAAAAGCAGCGTTACGGCATATACAGGAAGCAG GTAGGAGAAGCACACGAGAAGACCCAAGAGAGTTCAGAGTACCTGAAGCATCTGACACATCAGGCAGTCATTCTACAGAAAACTATGAACTGGATCTACAAAACTGGATCAGACACCAATATTTCCCCTCTCAAT CTGAACTCTCCAAGTCGTGTCTGGATAGTGGAGCAGCTAAATCTTGTCACTGGGATTGTTCTTATTCCTCTTAG